Within the Pseudonocardia alni genome, the region TGCTGCTGGAGCGCTCGCTGCGCTTCACCGACCGCGTCGCCGAGGACCTGATGACCCCGCGCGTGCGGGTGGAGACCATCGACGCCACCGACACCGTGACCGACCTGGTGGCGCTGGCCCGCCGGTCCGGGTTCTCCCGGTTCCCGGTCGTGGACGGCGACCCGGACGTCCCGCTGGGGCTGGTGCACGTCAAGCAGGCGTTCTCGGTCCCGCCGGCCCGCCGCGCCGAGACCGCCGTGCGGGACCTGGCCCGGCCGGTCGAGACCGTGCCGTCGTCGCTGGACGGTGACGAGCTCATGACCCGGCTGCGGGCGGCCGGGCTGCAGACCGCCGTCGTCGTCGACGAGTACGGCGGCACCGCGGGCCTGGTGACCATGGAGGACCTGGTGGAGGAGATCGTCGGCGACGTCCGCGACGAGCACGACCGCGGCGAGCAGAACCGGGTGCGCCGCCTCGGCGACGGGGTCTGGGCACTGTCCGGGCTGATGCGCGACGACGAGGTCGACGAGGCCACCGGCTTCCGGATGCCGCACGGGGAGTACGAGACCCTCGCCGGGCTCGTCGTGGCCCGCCTCGGCCGGATCCCCGACGTCGGGGACACCGTCGTGGTCGACGGGTGGACCCTCGAGGTCCTGCGCCGCGACCGCAACCGGGTCGCCGAGGTCCGCGTCACCCGCGGCGCCGACGAGCGCACGGCCGCGTCCGGGGCGGTGCCGGCGTGAACGACCTGCTCGCACTGCTCGCCGCCGTCGCCCTGCTCGGGGT harbors:
- a CDS encoding hemolysin family protein, with product MEALSSVSVLLSCLGLLAVVALTLGTAVSVASEFSLTALERSRIDAAVARSDDRRTRSVQRAHAGLSFQLSGCQLGITATTLATGYIAEPAVAELIRPVLEAVGLPAGIASGTATVLSLVLATVLSMVFGELVPKNLAIAHPMEVARSVVWLQAGFAAAFRWLITGLNTAANAIVRRFGIEPAEELRSARSPGELSSLVRASAESGSIDPGTAVLLERSLRFTDRVAEDLMTPRVRVETIDATDTVTDLVALARRSGFSRFPVVDGDPDVPLGLVHVKQAFSVPPARRAETAVRDLARPVETVPSSLDGDELMTRLRAAGLQTAVVVDEYGGTAGLVTMEDLVEEIVGDVRDEHDRGEQNRVRRLGDGVWALSGLMRDDEVDEATGFRMPHGEYETLAGLVVARLGRIPDVGDTVVVDGWTLEVLRRDRNRVAEVRVTRGADERTAASGAVPA